In a genomic window of Meleagris gallopavo isolate NT-WF06-2002-E0010 breed Aviagen turkey brand Nicholas breeding stock chromosome 1, Turkey_5.1, whole genome shotgun sequence:
- the GPR89B gene encoding Golgi pH regulator B yields MSFLIDSGIMVTSQVLFFGFGWLFFMRKLFKDYEVRQYVVQVIFSVTFAFSCTMFELIIFEILGVLNSSSRYFHWKLNLCVILLILVFMVPFYIGYFVVSNIRLLHRQKLLFACVLWLTFMYFFWKLGDPFPILSPKHGILSIEQLISRVGVIGVTLMALLSGFGAVNCPYTYMSYFLRNVTDADILALERRLLQTMDMIISKKKRIAVAHRTMFQRGEVHNKPTGFWGMIKSVTTSVAGSENLSLIQQEVDALEELSRQLFLETADLHATKERIEYSKTFQGKYFNFLGYFFSIYCVWKIFMATINIVFDRVGKTDPVTRGIEITVNYLGIQFDVKFWSQHISFILVGIIIVTSIRGLLITLTKFFYAISSSKSSNVIVLLLAQIMGMYFVSSVLLIRMSMPLEYRTIITEVLGELQFNFYHRWFDVIFLVSALSSILFLYLAHKQAPEKHMAL; encoded by the exons ATGAGCTTCCTCATCGATTCAGGCATCATGGTCACCTCCCAG GTGCTCTTCTTTGGATTTGGATGGCTGTTCTTCATGCGCAAGCTCTTCAAGGATTATGAG GTGCGACAGTATGTTGTCCAAGTCATCTTCTCTGTGACTTTTGCCTTCTCTTGTACTATGTTTGAACTCATCATCTTTGAGATTTTGGGAGTGCTGAACAGCAG CTCTCGGTATTTTCACTGGAAGCTGAACCTGTGTGTCATTTTGCTCATCCTAGTCTTCATGGTACCCTTTTACATCGGTTACTTTGTTGTGAGCAATATCAGATTAT TGCACAGacagaaattgctttttgcGTGTGTTCTGTGGTTgacatttatgtatttcttctggAAGCTGGGAGATCCATTTCCCATCCTCAGCCCAAAACATG GAATCCTGTCTATAGAGCAGCTCATCAGCCGTGTGGGTGTGATTGGGGTGACACTCATGGCTTTGCTGTCAGGATTTGGTGCTGTCAACTGTCCATATACTTACATGTCCTATTTTCTCAG GAATGTGACAGATGCAGATATTCTCGCTTTGGAGCGACGACTCCTCCAGACTATGGACATGATtattagcaagaaaaaaag aatAGCAGTGGCTCACAGGACAATGTTCCAGAGAGGGGAAGTGCACAACAAACCCACTGGCTTCTGGGGAATGATAAAAAGTGTTACGACGTCTGTTGCAGGCAGTGAAA ATCTGTCTCTTATCCAGCAAGAAGTGGATGCCCTAGAGGAACTGAGCCGGCAGCTTTTTCTTGAAACTGCTGACCTGCATGCAACAAAG gaaagAATAGAGTACTCCAAAACTTTCCAGGGaaaatactttaattttttGGGTTACTTTTTCTCCATCTATTGTGTCTGGAAAATCTTCATg GCAACCATCAACATTGTGTTTGATCGCGTGGGGAAGACGGATCCAGTCACAAGAGGAATTGAGATCACTGTGAATTATTTGGGAATCCAGTTTGAT GTGAAATTCTGGTCTCAGCACATTTCCTTTATTCTTGTTGGAATAATCATTGTCACCTCTATCAGAGGCTTATTAATTACACTTACAAAG ttctTCTATGCCATTTCCAGCAGCAAGTCCTCCAATGTTATTGTTCTGCTTTTAGCACAAATCATG GGCATGTACTTTGTATCATCAGTGCTCCTGATACGAATGAGTATGCCTCTAGAGTACCGCACTATTATAACAGAAGTCCTGGGAGAGCTTCAGTTCAACTTCTATCATCGTTGGTTTGATGTAATATTTCTAGTTAGTGCACTATCCAGCATCCTCTTTCTCTACTTAGCACACAAACAAGCTCCAGAAAAGCATATGGCCCTCTAA
- the LOC104913792 gene encoding Na(+)/H(+) exchange regulatory cofactor NHE-RF3-like codes for MTSVLQPRECKVTKKSNKSYGFFLRVEKDTAGHLIRNVEKNSPAEKAGLKDGDRVLRVNGVFVDKEEHTKVVEIVKNSGNSVVFLVLDEASYKKAEKEGANLEELGQKVSKGKKKQQQSTWPIANGAITAVPQPRLYYLVKEEKGYGFSLKTTEGQKGLFIVDLASQGAAAKAGVQNKDRLIEINGKNVENDTHEEVVEKVFVCVLIHLLFGPIFTAICQAY; via the exons ATGACCTCTGTTCTCCAGCCCCGAGAATGCAAAGTGACCAAAAAATCCAATAAGAGCTATGGATTTTTCCTACGTGTGGAGAAGGACACAGCAGGACATCTCATCCGGAATGTGGAAAAGAACAGCCCCGCTGAAAAGGCTGGCTTGAAGGATGGAGACAGAGTCCTCAGGGTTAATGGTGTGTTTGTAGACAAGGAGGAACATACAAAG GTGGTGGAGATTGTAAAGAACAGTGGGAATTCTGTTGTATTTCTTGTTCTGGATGAAGCATCTTATAAAAAGGCTGAAAAGGAAGGAGCGAATCTGGAAGAGCTGGGTCAAAAGGtatcaaaaggaaagaagaagcagcagcagtccaCATGGCCCATTGCCAATGGAGCAATCACTGCAGTTCCACAACCACGGCTCTACTACTTagtgaaggaggaaaaggggtATGGCTTCTCCCTGAAAACCACAGAAG GTCAGAAGGGGTTGTTCATAGTAGATCTGGCATCACAAGGAGCAGCTGCAAAGGCGGGTGTCCAAAATAAAGATCGCCTGattgaaatcaatggaaaaaatgtggaaaatgacACACATGAGGAGGTGGTGGAAAAGGTATTTGTTTGCGTACTGATTCATCTTCTGTTCGGGCCCATTTTCACAGCAATTTGTCAGGCTTACTGA
- the LOC104913789 gene encoding cell surface glycoprotein CD200 receptor 1-B-like — translation MIQTWAVQAAVLFLMIHLIGGSAYRRVNVEAGHEAVLDCPSVSKLSLLMVTWKIKSSTSCFFAYRRDFNESRMLNCSERMMWKYSPDHDLALRIYPVNLNDEGNYSCEIVSSEGNFLFSFLFPPTLSLTSDKNGVAVCQATAGKPAAKISWIPASNHSVEKDVHHLNGTVTRVSYISWVNTTHPNVTCLVTHPAVNQTLSLDLSDDSSRLQYLQIGLPASLAVVCGAGVTLCLILRCRGKSFDELEIFYVPLQAKCGY, via the exons ATGATTCAGACATGGGCAGTTCAGGCTGCAGTCCTTTTCTTGATGATCCACCTGATTGGAGGGTCAG CTTATAGAAGGGTGAATGTGGAGGCTGGCCATGAGGCTGTGTTGGATTGTCCATCAGTGTCCAAGCTGTCTTTGCTAATGGTGACATGGAAGATAAAATCCAGCACTTCCTGCTTTTTCGCTTATAGAAGGGATTTCAATGAGTCAAGAATGTTGAACTGCAGTGAGAGGATGATGTGGAAATACTCACCTGACCACGACCTAGCTCTACGTATTTACCCTGTGAACCTGAATGACGAGGGAAATTACTCCTGTGAAATTGTCAGCAGTGAggggaattttcttttttcttttctct TCCCTCCTACATTGTCTCTGACCTCTGACAAGAACGGAGTGGCTGTTTGCCAAGCTACTGCTGGAAAACCAGCTGCCAAAATCTCCTGGATCCCTGCAAGTAATCACAGTGTTGAGAAAGATGTCCACCACCTCAACGGAACAGTGACCAGGGTCAGCTACATAAGCTGGGTTAACACCACACATCCTAATGTCACCTGCCTGGTTACCCACCCAGCTGTGAACCAGACTCTCTCCCTAGATCTGTCAG ATGATTCCTCCAGGCTCCAATATCTCCAGATTGGACTTCCTGCAAGTCTTGCTGTTGTCTGTGGTGCTGGAGTGACATTATGTTTGATTTTAAGGTGCAGAGGTAAGTCATTTGATgaacttgaaatattttacGTTCCATTGCAGGCTAAGTGTGGGTACTAA